Proteins from one Ahaetulla prasina isolate Xishuangbanna chromosome 2, ASM2864084v1, whole genome shotgun sequence genomic window:
- the LRRC58 gene encoding leucine-rich repeat-containing protein 58: MAEEGGQAEAEARRAGEEGELRPRGAAEQSSRRLVLPQSWLSPAGELPAGLGSWYPALEVLDVSGTGLSVLGPELLELAHLHTLLAKNNRLGCRGSLPKGLASAPLGQSLCVLNLSGNRFTHFPASLLGLSRLQSLSLGSNRLQSIPPAIQELSSLEFLYLGGNFITSIPPELANLSSLNYLVLCDNRIQSIPPQLAQLHSLRSLSLHNNLLTYLPREILNLVQLEELSLRGNPLVVRFVRELTYNPPSLQELAGRTIKTRNIPYVASDLPGNLLRYLSLASNCPNPKCGGVYFDSCVRQIKFVDFCGKYRVPLMHYLCSPECSSPYSSASQSSNSQSESDSEDEAIVAARRMQKVLLG, encoded by the exons ATGgcggaggaaggagggcaggccgaAGCCGAAGCCCGACGAGCGGGCGAGGAAGGCGAGCTTCGGCCGAGGGGCGCCGCGGAGCAGTCGTCGCGGCGCCTGGTGCTCCCCCAGTCCTGGCTGTCCCCGGCGGGCGAGCTGCCCGCGGGGCTCGGGAGCTGGTATCCGGCCCTGGAGGTCTTGGACGTGAGCGGGACGGGGCTGTCGGTGCTGGGCCCCGAGTTGCTGGAGCTGGCGCATCTGCACACGCTGCTGGCAAAGAACAACCGGCTGGGGTGCCGCGGGTCCCTCCCGAAGGGCCTGGCCAGCGCCCCCCTGGGCCAGTCCTTGTGCGTCCTCAACTTGAGCGGCAACCGGTTCACGCACTTCCCCGCCTCGCTCCTGGGCCTCTCCCGCCTCCAGAGCCTCAGTTTGGGGAGCAACCGGCTCCAGAGCATCCCCCCAGCCATCCAGGAGCTTAGCAG TTTAGAATTTTTGTATCTTGGAGGAAATTTCATTACTTCCATTCCACCAGAGTTAGCAAACCTGTCTTCACTAAATTACCTAGTCCTCTGTGATAACAGGATACAGAGTATTCCACCTCAGTTGGCACA GTTGCATTCACTTCGTTCTCTTAGCCTCCACAATAACTTACTGACATATCTTCCTCGGGAGATCCTGAATCTAGTTCAGCTTGAAGAACTGAGTTTGCGTGGGAATCCTTTGGTTGTGAGGTTTGTCCGTGAATTGACCTATAATCCTCCAAGCCTTCAAGAACTGGCTGGACGCACTATCAAAACTCGCAATATTCCTTATGTTGCTAGTGATCTCCCTGGAAATCTTCTTCGATATTTGAGTCTGGCCAGCAATTGTCCAAATCCTAAGTGTGGAG gAGTCTATTTTGACAGCTGTGTCCGCCAAATAAAATTTGTCGATTTCTGTGGGAAGTACCGTGTTCCACTGATGCACTACCTTTGTTCCCCAGAGTGTTCTTCCCCTTACAGTTCTGCATCTCAGAGTTCTAATTCCCAGAGTGAATCTGATTCAGAAGATGAAGCCATTGTTGCTGCACGCAGGATGCAAAAGGTTCTTTTGGGATAG